The following are from one region of the Nerophis ophidion isolate RoL-2023_Sa linkage group LG20, RoL_Noph_v1.0, whole genome shotgun sequence genome:
- the LOC133538760 gene encoding transcription factor AP-4-like: MEYFMMPTEKIPNLQQFKKTEKDVIGGLCSLANIPFSPETAQDQERRIRREIANSNERRRMQSINAGFQSLKTLLPHTDGEKLSKAAILQQTADYIFALEQEKTQLLSQNNQLKRFIQEFNGSSPKRRRAEEKDEGIGSPDILDEEKVEELRREMLELRQQLDRERSARMQLEEQVRSLDTQLHPERLKVITQQVEEEQAHLQSQTLLRLQQIQAADRQPQSPKVLTPPTALASTHHPTVIVPAPALTQQPHHHVNVVTMSSAVHTGTVSTSRQNLDTIVQAIHHIERTQERRASAEEEQRRAVIVSPAHIAMDTACSDTDTDTEGEDCSMN, translated from the exons ATGGAATATTTCATGATGCCGACAGAGAAGATCCCCAACCTGCAGCAGTTCAAGAAGACGGAGAAGGACGTGATCGGCGGGCTGTGCAG CCTGGCTAACATCCCCTTCAGTCCAGAGACTGCACAAGACCAGGAGAGACGAATCCGCCGTGAAATCGCCAACAGCAACGAGCGGCGACGCATGCAGAGCATCAACGCTGGCTTCCAGTCCCTCAAAACCCTCCTGCCTCACACAGATGGGGAGAAACTCAGCAAG GCTGCCATCTTGCAACAGACAGCAGACTACATCTTTGCTTTGGAGCAGGAAAAGACACAGCTCTTGTCACAGAACAACCAACTCAAACGCTTCATCCAG GAGTTCAACGGTTCCTCACCAAAGAGGCGGCGAGCAGAGGAAAAAGATGAAGGCATCGGTTCCCCTGACATCTTGGATGAGGAGAAGGTGGAGGAGCTGAGGAGAGAAATGCTGGAGTTGCGTCAGCAGCTGGACCGAGAACGTTCTGCTCGCATGCAGCTGGAGGAGCAG GTGCGCTCATTGGACACACAGCTGCACCCAGAGCGTCTCAAGGTAATCACCCAGCAGGTGGAGGAAGAGCAGGCACACCTCCAGAGTCAGACGCTGTTAAGGCTGCAGCAGATCCAGGCCGCAGACAGACAACCTCAAAGTCCAAAG GTGTTGActcctcccactgccctcgcctcaACTCACCACCCAACAGTCATCGTCCCAGCACCAGCACTAACCCAGCAACCCCATCACCATGTCAACGTGGTAACCATGAGCTCAGCTGTCCACACCGGCACCGTGTCCACGTCCAGACAAAACCTGGACACCATCGTGCAG GCCATCCATCACATCGAGCGCACTCAGGAGAGACGAGCGAGCGCAGAGGAGGAGCAGAGACGAGCCGTCATTGTTAGCCCCGCCCACATCGCCATGGACACCGCCTGCTCGGACACAGACACGGATACAGAGGGAGAGGACTGTTCAATGAACTGA